The Gossypium hirsutum isolate 1008001.06 chromosome A03, Gossypium_hirsutum_v2.1, whole genome shotgun sequence genome contains the following window.
GACAAAATAACCTGGTCTCTCCCTCTTCCACTAGGCTTTCAGCCTCCAGAAAGGTGGAGGAGAGACCCTCAACTTCCCTGTGGTCTTTCCATGGCTCTCTTCCAAGAGCTTGTCTCCTTTTATCTAGTCGGGAGCTTTCTCGAtgtcatttttgtttgttttggcaGGAAGACTATGCGGGGTTGAGCACCATTAACCTTTAGTCTTGAAGGCTTGTGCATGGTGATGTCGATTGAGCTGCTCTGGATCTCTGTGTTTCGAATGCTGATGTCCTCTCAAAGGCTTAGGATTTACAATAGTCGGTGGCACCAACGTGCTCTACGGTGTCAATGGCGATCCTCGTTAGTAGACTTGTAAGTTGAGAGTACGACAGCTTCACAGAGATTGTGGTCCCCGTTTGCATCTTACGGTGACAGATTGGAAGTGGTGAGAATAGGGTTGTCTCCTCTCGTGTTGGGTTCGGTCATTTCAACTcttgtattttatgttttattttctagACTTTTGCATCCTTGTACTCTTTGGATGTCGTTATTAATAtcctttattcttattttttgtgCTTTACCGATTAGATGGCCTTAAGTAAAGTTTTGAATGCATATAGGGTAAAGTATGACGTTAGTGGTTGTATTTGTACAGaatttgatatttggttgttctattttaaaattttatttttttattttttaatttaaaatttttaatttaattattatgtagTGTCTATCAGAATTTGTTAATCTAAAAtgttaatatgttaatttttttttcaatcatattGAAgcaacataattaaaattttaataattaaattaaattttttaaataaaaaattaaacttaaaatttaaattttaaagcataaaaattataTCTCAAATTTCATCAAACTAGAATTAACAACtaattcatatatcattcatccatttattaacaacaaattatgtaaaattgttCCAAAGGTTGAGATGGTTCCAATTAGCAATGATTTCAAATGTCAATGTTACATATGAGAAAGTAGTGCTGCATTAAAATAAGAGCCTTACAACAATGATTCACATGTATTAAAatcattatataaattattaataattcaaaatatgaatatatgtatatatataacacctTACACTAACTCGACACGAAAATAATGACATAATATGACCAAAAACATGGATTATTATCCTAAGTAAACCCAGTTTAGTGGTTCTCATGAaagtttcatatttttgaaaCTCCATAAATGCAAACAGATAAGGTCTTTCATCTTCACTTGCGCACCATCCATTGCATTATGTCCTTTCTAACAACTCCCTGGTCTCTCGTGTAGTTCATCCTCGATGCGTCGGGTCCGTTAATGCTCAAATGCCGGCACCGATTCATGTTTCCGGTAGCAGCTGGCGGTTGCATCATCATTGCAATGGTAGTAGGGAAGGACTTAGGCCATGTACTTGTTAATGAACTAAAAAGATGTCTGCCAGCATCATGGTTTCTAGGTGACTGGTTGCTTCGCGGAGTTTTCGGTGAAGATGTGTTTGTCACTTGCTTTGGCATGTTCATTTTTGCTTTGTCAGTACCGTGGTTGGGTTCTTGCTGAGGCGGAGGACCTCGGATTTGAGCTGAAGGTTTTATTTTATGGAGCCAGCGGAGGATACAATCACCAAGGTTTCGACCAACTTCTAAGCCTCTATGCTGTATGTTCCTGTGAACCTTGAGTGCTATGTCGAATACAACACGCGTTCTTTTGGTTGCGGAAATAGGTAACAGATTCCGAAAGAAAACAGGAGTTAGCGAATGCCGTTTCGAGTCCTAATCTTTTGCAACGTTAACCAAACATATGATATTCAAGACCATGGTTTCCCCTGGAAATGAAGCTCACTACAAATCGGTTTACGTAGTAAGAAAGGTTCTACCTTAGTACAAGGCTGATGCCCCCGTATAAAACGGGCGAGAATGGGATCGAATAAAAACATGGAGGAACAACAAGATCACAAAATTAAAGTTCCTGCAACACAACACTGATGGAAATCTAGGAATGATCCAAAAGTAAACAAGACCACTACAGATCGGTGAATCAACTACTAACGGTTACATAGTAAGAAGGGTTCTACCTTAATAGCTTCGAGTAAGTAGCTAGGCTAGGCTGATTCCCCGTATAAAACAGGCAAGAATTCAATCGAATAAAAAGCATGGAGGAACAACAAGATCAAAGAATAAACGATCCTGCAAAACAATATGAAGGAAAATATGGGAATGAATCATACATTACAACGAGTTAATGTGTTTCACACTCGAGTAACATAACTGTACCTAACTGGGAAGGCAAAAGAAAGGGGGGGGGGTGTTGATTTATGTACAGATATGATAGGCTTCTTTCCTCTCATACTTTAGCAACTTAAAGAAAAACTTAGATAGTTATGGAATAGTGACTTCAGGTAGCACATTCATACGGTCCTGCTCGGACTCTTCAGTTTTATTGAAGTACCCGTCTCGAACATATGAATATGGGAATATGACCTCTAAGGATCTTTCAAATGCATAGGAAAACTTAGCGTTCATATGCTTGGTTAAAACGCAAGACATGTGTGCTGGGTAAAGTTATGCTAAACAGAACTAATAATACAGAGTGTTCACATAATTACCCCAAACTAAAACCACCTTTGCTTGCTCATTTAACAGTTGAAAACCAAATACATCTATGATCTAACTCATAAgaaattttcaaaactaaattCATACTATACCACAGAAAAGGAATCAAATACAAATAACCTTCGGCCAAGTCAAATTTGACGGTTGATTCGGTTTTATAGTGGTTAAAATAGATCAGCtataaattttcataataatatataaaattttaatcaaaacccacccatagaaaaagaaaaagttgataaATAGACTTCACTGATTGGACTGACTAATGTTAATTGAGACCTAAGTGTTTTGGTTAAAGTATTAGGTTAGTCAATTAAGTCAACTTCAGATTTTTTTAACTAAACTAACTAATCAGACCAATTCCTCTTCCCTACCCAAAGTATTATACAATTTTTACCGCTACCCATAACCTTAAACctttaaatttgagaaaaatatgtATTTGCTCAAacttatatcatcttgattacaAATTGATTTAAGATCCAATCCGTACCAAGTCCTAATTTACTCACAATGATGGTTAATTATTAGTGAATGTACTTAAGAGATCCCTCTGTTATAAAGAcctaatcaaattagtccctcactattaaatggattaatttaattattttattaaaaaaatcaaataagatcaaattagaaTATAGTTAACATTTATTGTTTTTAAGACATTTTttaaaccataaatatatattaactatATATGTTACATTTGAACTTATTTGATTTGTATAGAaactaaattaatctatttaataatagataAACTAATTTAATCCAATGCCAAcggtacaaaattttaaagattaaactTATTTGATTCgtatagaaattaatttaatccatttaataatagattAACTAATTTAATCCGAGTTAGTTTTTCAAGCATGATATATTCCTGAATTTCATTGAATGCTCAGAAAGCAAAAGATTCTTCAAGGTGCCTCATCATAGCCTAATACCTATTCAACCTCAAGCGCTCATTAACAAACAGAAAACTAAAAGTATTTCACGGTTAAGTACTTTCAAAAATTAATCAAAGCATATTCTTCTTCATACAATGCAAAATCAATCAATGCCAAAAATTATATGAACCAAacagatattttaaaaaaaaagtaaaaattaagaaaaagaaagcgAGAAATCTCTGTACCTTTGAACAAATTGTTGAAGCCGTGGCTGGTTACGACTAATAATCCGTCGCTGAATCTTCAAAGCAAGCTTGTAACTTCGTTTAAGCCCCAAGAAATAAGCCGATCCCAATGCGATCTCCCACAGcaccattttttccttttttttacccCTCAAAAATCAAAATCCCTGTTTATCAACAGATTTATTCTTTATAAATCTTCATCAatggaattattttttttattttacttttttattttttgcttttgcAGCAAGTTTGAAAATTGCTCGTTTTCTGGTATTAGGAGCCGAATCTTCGATCTCGCACTGACGAcggtttcttttttttattattattaggttAAATTCTGCTCTTGGTCCCTAATTTTACgtaagttatagatttagtccttatattttaatttgaaatttttaatccctgtatttttcaatttttgaaatatcAGCCTTGGCCAAATCAAATTGTAGCAGTTAAATATTAAGTTAGATTCTAggtataaatatcaaatttatacattaaCTTTGATTTTTTGCAATTATACACTCGAAACTTGATTTGTGGTTCATATTTGTACATATAACTTtgttttctattcaattttatatACTTAAAAAAATGGCTATAGACATTTAGTTTcatattgaattaacataattatttgtgtatgcaatatattaAGGTAAAACGATGCTAATTCGATAATGTTGTTAGCGATTtatgaaatttgaataaaatcaatttttcatttataaaatcataGAAAACCAAAGTTCATGTATGACATTACGTATTAGATCAAAGTTCGTGTATAGTTTTGATTTTTATCCCTAAATTCCATCATTTATAAAAGGTTAAATCCTGCTATTAGTCCATTTACTTTGTGCATGCTgtgaatttaatctctatactttaatttggtcatttttagtatTTGTACTTTTCAAATATTGAAATTTCAGTATTGGTTAAATTGTAGTTGTTAAATGTTaagttgaattctattatttataaaaggctaaattatgttattagtccATATATTTTAGGAAAATTGTGGgtttaaaccctaaactttaaattggtcttttttagtctctatgttttttaaattttaaaattttaatcctcaCTAAACGATAActgataaattgattaaattcaattatttccAAAATCTGATCCGATTTGATTGCTACTTTTTTGGGTAagcactaaaattttaaaattcgaaaagtaaaatgactaaaattaaCCTGTtctaaaagtacaaggactaaatttaatcaaattaaagtatatggaTTAGATTCATAACTttcaaaaagtataaggactaatagcataatttaacttttttaaaatcatatgTAACAAACATAACAACACATGTGTAATACCATGTTTGCttgttattttcaaatatatatatcgtttaatattagttaatagatttaatgacctatattataattgaaaatttcaaatttcgaaaagtatagggactaaatatgaccaaattgaaaaaaagactaaattaataatttattcataatataggtactaataacagaatttaaccTTGTCATTATTTTTGTTAATTGTTTGAGTTGAGCTCACTGCTAAAATCACCGAAACACCGATCACGACTGTTGATAATATTTGACTTTTTTGGCCAAATTTTAGAGTTTCTTTTTAATCTTTTCTGAAAGGCTTTAATATTGTAAACTTGGACAAGTCAACCTTTTAAATATTCAAGCCaattttatgtaaattttggttattttgagTTCTATTAGGTTTGTGTCATTGGGTTTAAGAATTGTATTTTTTAGATTGAATTATTACATGTTGGAATTATATTACAAATCATTTTGGGTTCGAGTTTGGGTCATTTGTATGTAGTTATTTATTTAGGTCATTCGAGTTggcataatgttaaatttaacttttaatatttacatcTTTTGTCATTTTAGCCATTTATtctttatttgaattaaatttggtcgttaatctttcaaaaaaattagttttttaatagaaatattgactaaaacattaatgtTTTAACGTTATTTGTGTGGCATCCTGCGTGGTGGTCCACCTATACTTAATGCTAACATGACACTAtttatcttatattttatttcactaaataatttaaaaagtataaaaaatatttaaataaaaaatacacaaaaatctttaaaaaataacattgagtacatataaattataatacgAAATTTAACGATGTAGtcaacattttcattaaaaagaaataattcaAATTCTCTTGTGCTCAACAAGATTCGGCATTAGGTATTAGTCGCGAGACTGTTTAAACGAAGCCAACTGATGGAGGTTCAAAGTGCAACATCGACGCTGCCACGCATGCTTTACATGGCGTGTCAACCTTTACTGCTATTTTTCATGACCATGCTAGTGTCTTCCTTCTTGGTTATTCTCACGGGCGaagctaaaaatatttttaaggatagggaaattaaattgtatatttttataataataataaaattttattattttaatagtttatatttttataatttttaaataattaaattaattttacttattttttgggGCAAAGTACAATTTATTATAtactaacttaattttttttttaaattataaaaagactaaaagtaaaatttttcattttaaggtgTTGGGCCATTGCCAATTCCCTTGATACCATCCCGGTTATTCTAGCTCTTTTCCTTGTGTTATGGAGTCAAGCATGGCTTAGGAGTATTTTCTGGGCTATTAAGGATATATTTTCTTGGCTTAAGAGTTTGAATTATGACAATATGATTGTTGAATCTGCTTGCTTGGATGTTATGATGTTATGAAGGTAAGTTTGGTGTTTTACTCCAAGACTGTGTAATGTTGAGATCCTCTTTTCAACATCTATCCTTCCAGTGGACACGACAAAGTGTTAATAAATAACTCACGAGCTTATTTGGGTGGCGCCAATAGTGTTGATGGACATAGATCTGGGTATACAAAGTAAACCAACTGGCTTCGGTGTAGTCATCCCCCTACTTTAGTTGATTTGGTTTGTTTTTtgccaattttattttattgaaattcgtgttttactttaaaaaataataaaggattAATAGTAAGATTccagtattttttttttaaattaacgtaaaatttaatttaaaaaataaaaaataaaagccaaaaccaTAAAgagatatattatatttttggggTTGAAATTATTGTGAGtttaaatgtaaatataaatcGTACCAAATTCAATCCGCTTGCATTTAGGTTAGTTCATATTCAAAATCGACAGATTGAATAATTAAGCTTTATACACCTTGACTTTATTACACTGCTTCACGTGAATTCTCATTTAGGCATAATTATTTATTTGGacctctaattttataaaaaaagtcattttaactCATCTAATTTTTCGCTTTTTTTAGCTCTTAAACTTACTCTTTTTGTCAAATAACTCCAAAATGAATGTAAAAGTTAACTTGTTTTAACTTTGCTGATGTTGCATACATGTGGATAACAcattagtatttaattaatttttttaaaattttaaaattcaaaaaatatataaatatttttaaaaattaaaaattattaaaataaaaaaaaattattttgtaatatttttaaatttaaaaaattaattaaatgttgatgtgtcaTTTACGTGACAATTTACATATGTGCCACATCAACAAAGTGaacaaacattaacttttccatctattttggagtgatttaagaaaaaaatacaagtatgtcaataaaagaagcaaaaaattaaatagaaggttaaaattatttttttgtaaaattgaacgGTCAAAAAAGTTAATATGTCACTATATCGTTATTTTGTTAACTatgccaatttttaacagtattAATAGATGAATTTCTTAACagaaatgactaatttactttttaatctaacgtataaagattattttttctttttatctttttgggGTAGAGGAGGCAAATCCAATCTAACTTCTAATATAAGAGTTagatagtaattttaccaaagtatatgatattaatttaatCGTGCCAAAAATTCTTAATCCTTAAGATTTAAACTTAATTACGTTTCTATGACATGaacatttaatattaatttataaaccaagcattgaagaaaaaaagaaaaaggtaaaagaTATCACTCATGATCTAATCCTTTTACATATTATtggttaaaatttgttattagtccttatattttgaaaaaatttaaaattcaattcatatattaGGAAAAGgttacaatttaaaattttttattttttttattaaaaaaaactaagttcCTAATAATTAAGTTCTGAAGTTGATGCAATTACACGAGTAATTGATGACAAATCTTGACaaagaaaaaaactatttatgtcaacaattgaattaaattttttaaataaaaaaataaaattttcaacttttttactCTATTAGTGATGAATGCAATGTTTTAGAAACCATATTTATgggtaaattaattaaatcatttattttcaGTTCAATCAATTCgataataattaagtaaataattaaatttttatagaattaaaaaatattataatttggttCAACTGGTTCAATAGACAATTTTATGTTTAGATTTTTGTCTTTTATCGATTTTGAATGATTCACTCAAAAGTCGATTCAATCATTTTATCTAAACCGGTATATCAACCAATTCCTGATTCAAACTGTTTCAAAGGAAAAGTGAATTTAAATACACTTGAACCGACATCTTCTTAATTGCCGCAATAGCAATGGTACTAGttaaactaagactcaatcggcttgaaactttaattttgaattattatcTTATTCATGTATTAATTTTCTTTATTCCATAATTCTGTCCATGTCCCCCAATTTATGGTAAAACTACCATAAGGGCCCTATGCAATTAGTTGATTGTATTTTgcttttttttactaaaatattataaattaatatctaTACGTTAGATTAAAGAACAAAGCAATTTGATCTTTTTGTTAAAGAATTCCATCCATTTTTGCTATTAAAAACTAATCTCTATACGTTAACATGAGGTACATATGGCATGTTACGTGTCACTATCTTGTCATTTCGTCAACTATgctaatttttaacaatacaaatgaatgaaatttttaataaaaataaccaaattactttttaatctaatgtacaagactagtttactcatttttttaagtaaataagataaaatacaatttaacttctAATGCAGGACCTTCGGGATAGTTTTACCCTAATGTATATATTTTTGGTAACATATATGCCCAAAATTTTAGCGTATCCTTTGTCCTtacaatcttttaaaaaaaataaaattgattctATATCATTAATtagtatatttattttgatttattaattaattttagaattattctttccttttttcttaaaatacccgataattaatcaattaatgCTTAATTAAGATAATATACTCTCAGCTAAGCAACGACGGCTTGAGAAAAAACCTAAATTATTAAGCCGACTGTCACACATAGTCATTTTCCTTCAAGAAAATAATACTCAAAAATATACATCTTTTGTATCGCTTCACCTCTTTCAATTATTTTTTCTCTCACTAAGAACATGCAAAGACAATCCTTAGGCTCGCCTACCTCTAAGCTCCATATCCATGGAGGAGAAGAGATTACCGGAGCAATCGTCGACGACGATGACCGCCGCAAAGACAGTAAGTCTCGCCGATTGACGTTTTCGGCTTCTTCTTCTTCGTCGTCGCCGTTGTTGTTGCCGTCGTCTCCTAAGTCTGAGAAGCTCATTCATCTCATTCCTATTCTTACTCTCCTTTGCTTCCTCATACTTTACTTAAATTCTCACAGTCCTTCGCAATCTGGTACGTTCTTTTCGGTTCTCGAGATTAGGACTCGAGGCTACTCATTTAATCTTCGTCgttcgtttattttattttgtttatgtttCAGATTTGGCAGCTTTTAATGGATTCAAGCATTCCTCAAAGCATTTAGGTATAATGCAGCTTCaactcaccttttttttttcttgaattttttttaattttcatcgTTTTCTCCAGATTCACGTGAAATCGGCGAGGTAAGCCGATTTATGGAGTTCCGGAGAGGCGATGTTTTGGCGATTCGAAGCCAAAGGAACTTGCAAGAACTCGATAAGGACATCGTCAAGTCTCGGCCACACCGGAAAGTCGCCGATTTCTAAGCGGCGTACCGTCGGTTCATCTTTCTCTCTCTTTCCGCCGTTGTTTCGTTTCATGCTCTAGCTGACTATAAGTCCACACGTGCTGGTCACACTTGCACGTGCGAGGCATTTTTTTGTTTGCACATGTAAATTTAAATTGCATGTTAATTTGTTGGCTTGTGTGAGGCAAATATCTTAGCTGGCGCTACGTGTGTAGGGCTTGATCGTCCTTGTTcacataaaaacatataatttatatattcttgtatataaattaataaaaaaataaaaataaaatggaagaaactttttgaaaaataaaatacttcAAATTAAAAATTTCGAATCGGCTAATGTGCGCCTCTTGGGAGTGGTGGGCGTAAGTTAGTGAAGGAGCATAGGGTGGAATCCAGCTGGAAAATTCAGACCGTTATTACTCCTCGTGTTTCGGTTGGGATGCCAGCTAGAAAGTTGTACTAATCGCAGGAACCTATTAA
Protein-coding sequences here:
- the LOC107942024 gene encoding uncharacterized protein isoform X2 translates to MVLWEIALGSAYFLGLKRSYKLALKIQRRIISRNQPRLQQFVQRTRVVFDIALKVHRNIQHRGLEVGRNLGDCILRWLHKIKPSAQIRGPPPQQEPNHGTDKAKMNMPKQVTNTSSPKTPRSNQSPRNHDAGRHLFSSLTSTWPKSFPTTIAMMMQPPAATGNMNRCRHLSINGPDASRMNYTRDQGVVRKDIMQWMVRK
- the LOC107942024 gene encoding uncharacterized protein isoform X1, whose translation is MVLWEIALGSAYFLGLKRSYKLALKIQRRIISRNQPRLQQFVQRRTRVVFDIALKVHRNIQHRGLEVGRNLGDCILRWLHKIKPSAQIRGPPPQQEPNHGTDKAKMNMPKQVTNTSSPKTPRSNQSPRNHDAGRHLFSSLTSTWPKSFPTTIAMMMQPPAATGNMNRCRHLSINGPDASRMNYTRDQGVVRKDIMQWMVRK
- the LOC107942020 gene encoding uncharacterized protein, producing MQRQSLGSPTSKLHIHGGEEITGAIVDDDDRRKDSKSRRLTFSASSSSSSPLLLPSSPKSEKLIHLIPILTLLCFLILYLNSHSPSQSDLAAFNGFKHSSKHLDSREIGEVSRFMEFRRGDVLAIRSQRNLQELDKDIVKSRPHRKVADF